In Mammaliicoccus sp. Marseille-Q6498, the genomic stretch GTTAGAGATCCTGAGAGAGTGCAGTATACAGTGGATGAAACCATTAAGACATTTGGAAAAATTGATGGTCTAGTAAATAATGCGGCTGGTAATTTTATATGTGCTGCTGAAGATTTATCTATAAATGGTTGGAATTCTGTTGTAGATATCGTATTAAATGGAACGTGGTATTGTAGTCAAGCTGTAGGTAAAGAGTGGATTAAGACTGGATATAAAGGGCGTATATTAAATATAGTCGCTACATACTCATGGACTGCAGGTGCTGGCGTTATTCATTCAGCAAGTGCTAAAGCCGGTGTACTTGCGATGACGCGAACGCTCGCTGTAGAGTGGGGAACGAAATATGGTATTACTGTAAATGCTATAGCCCCCGGTCCTATTGATAATACGGGTGGTGCTAAAAAATTATCACTATCTGAAGATGCCCGTCAACAAACGATAGACAGTGTGCCTTTAGGAAGAATGGGGCAACCTGAAGATATTGCAGGTTTAGCGAGATTCTTATTTTCTGAAGAAGCGGCATATATTAATGGAGACTGTATAACGATG encodes the following:
- the fadH gene encoding 2,4-dienoyl-CoA reductase, which translates into the protein MKDKVMIVTGGSSGMGKAMATRFARDGAKVVITGRSLDRLEEAKKDIEQYSGQVLCIDMDVRDPERVQYTVDETIKTFGKIDGLVNNAAGNFICAAEDLSINGWNSVVDIVLNGTWYCSQAVGKEWIKTGYKGRILNIVATYSWTAGAGVIHSASAKAGVLAMTRTLAVEWGTKYGITVNAIAPGPIDNTGGAKKLSLSEDARQQTIDSVPLGRMGQPEDIAGLARFLFSEEAAYINGDCITMDGGQWLNRNPF